A window of Deltaproteobacteria bacterium genomic DNA:
TGACCTTGAGCGCTTCTTCTACTTTTCCAGATTGAAGCAGAGACGCGACATAGGCTTGGGTGGCCTGTTGGCGATGCGCTAGGAAGCTTTCTCGCCCGGCATGGATGGGAGCCTGTAAGCTCTCGCGTTCAACATGAGCTTGAGCTTGCTCCCACAAATTTTGAGCCTTTTGATGCTGCCCGAGAGATGCATGAGCTGCTGCTGCACCTACCAGCCCTCGCCAGTGAAGGTAGGCATGGGGAGAATTTTTACTGAGTTGACGAAGTTTACTAAAGTGTTGAAGAGCTAACTGCGGTTGGTCTTGATTTAAATACAGATCCGCGTGAGTTTGTTCAAACCACATTTGATAGTAAGCTGAGACCTTTCCAGTTGCCTCCGCCTTGGCGAGGTAACGCCTTGCTTCTTTGAACTCTTTTTTGGCCAGAAACATCAGCGAAAGGTTGAGGAGACTATTGGTATCTTCTTGTTTATCGGCATGACAGATCGTCGTATCTTGGGAGATTTGGAGAGCGTTCTCAAAGTGCGCCGTGGGGTCGGGCAACTCTTTGGCGGGGGTACCCATCGTATCGCTATCGCTTTGACTGTCGAGCTTATTGAGCAACTGGGCCCAACCAAGGCTATTGAGATTTTCCGCATCTTCACAAGTCGGATTTTCTAGAACGATTCTCGACACTCGGTCTTCAAGGACTTTGGCTGCTTGTGCGAATTGGTGAAGATTCATGAGTGCACAGCTGTAAATGTGTGCGAGGTAGTCAGCATTTCGTTGATTGCCAATTTTTTTTGCAAGCGCCATTGCGCCTTGCGAGAAGTTGAGTGCACCGCGATGATTGCTAGACTTCTCGGCGATGAGAGATTGCGACCAGCGATAAAAATGCTGGCTATCGTAGTGGTTGGGTAACAAGCCCTGCATTTTGTTGACGTGAAGGCTCGCCTTATCGAATTGCATCCCCATTCGGTAGACTGAGGTCCATGCGTAAGTGGTGGTGTCCCGAACAGCCGCACCGAGACTCCCGGCTTTGATATGTGCTTCGTAAGCCTGCTCTAATTTTTCGATGGCCTCTGGCGCATTCTTGAGGCTGAGTTCGGATCGCCCCAATAAGCTCAAGGCCTCACCAAGCTCCCGAGGCGTAAAGTCGGCAAGTTTTGACTCTAATAGCATCTTAACTTGAGCATGCTTCTTGTTTTTTCTAAGCTTGGCGGCTTCGAGTAATACAGGGTGCCGAGGTTCGTAAGGTTGTACTTCAAGGCTCCAGGAGCGCGCTTGAGGTTGAGATACGTCAAACGTGAATGAGCCTGCTTGCTCCGGCGCAACCAATTGGAATCGTAATCCGTCCTCGGTTTTGATGAATTCGGGATTGAACTCTTTGTTGCCACGTTCGGAGTTGAATTGAATGGTTGGTGCTTCGTGTCCCGCAACCCAGAAGGTCAGCTTGTGTTCGGTATCCTCGGTGAACTCAGGCAGTTCACAAGTGGGGCCCTCATAAACCGTGTGGCAACCGCTGTAATAGGCTTCGAGTGATTCAGGATCTTGCTCGTTCATGACGGTGAACGGATCACAGGCGGAAATGGCAAAACCCATGCAAAGAAGCCCAGTTACGCTGGCGCGGAGGAGGGTAGCACGTACTTTTGGTGCCCCAACTATTTCCCGGGATGCGTACGCACCCCTGTTTTCATGGCTCAACATGTGAATTTTCCTGTTCAAATCCCAATCGAAGGTGGGGAACTATCCGATACCCGCCTACATCTCTGTGATCGGCATCACACAGCTGAGTTTAATTTTGAGATAATGTACTTTTTGATCGGCTGATCGATCCGCTCAGGTTTCAGCCAGAAGTTGATGTGCTCTATTTCACCAGGATTTCAGTCGAGAGCATTTGCCAATGCTCGCCGTGGGTTCGAATCCCATCTTGGGCGGCCTGACGGATAGTCGCTTCATCGGGGGTATCCTCGAATCGAGACAAAACCGTGAGCACTCGGTAGGGCTGATCTTTTAAGGGAAATGCGAGACCGGCTTTTCCACTGAGGCGAACAGCTCCGCTTGAGCTTATCTGAGTCTTTACTTGAAGAACGGAGAACTCGGATTCAGATGCCAGGTAGACCCGGACCATAAAGTCATCGTCTCCCTGAGAACTCGGTCTGAGAAGCAGTTGGACCTGGGAGCCTTGGCTAAACGTGGGTATATCTTTAGAGGCCTTGTTCTCTCCGCGCATGGCGGCATCGCCCTGGCTTACCTCTAAGTTGTAGCCTCCCAGCTTACTTTCGGTACCTGGGTAGAAGACGGCGACCATAGCCAGGGCCGCGGCGCCGGCAAGA
This region includes:
- a CDS encoding CHAT domain-containing protein is translated as MGFAISACDPFTVMNEQDPESLEAYYSGCHTVYEGPTCELPEFTEDTEHKLTFWVAGHEAPTIQFNSERGNKEFNPEFIKTEDGLRFQLVAPEQAGSFTFDVSQPQARSWSLEVQPYEPRHPVLLEAAKLRKNKKHAQVKMLLESKLADFTPRELGEALSLLGRSELSLKNAPEAIEKLEQAYEAHIKAGSLGAAVRDTTTYAWTSVYRMGMQFDKASLHVNKMQGLLPNHYDSQHFYRWSQSLIAEKSSNHRGALNFSQGAMALAKKIGNQRNADYLAHIYSCALMNLHQFAQAAKVLEDRVSRIVLENPTCEDAENLNSLGWAQLLNKLDSQSDSDTMGTPAKELPDPTAHFENALQISQDTTICHADKQEDTNSLLNLSLMFLAKKEFKEARRYLAKAEATGKVSAYYQMWFEQTHADLYLNQDQPQLALQHFSKLRQLSKNSPHAYLHWRGLVGAAAAHASLGQHQKAQNLWEQAQAHVERESLQAPIHAGRESFLAHRQQATQAYVASLLQSGKVEEALKVIRRARSQLLQNLQWNSRTANLGDGKMAQWQTAMAQYKQTRTELQNLKTDLWQLPEYELRQALNKAESLERKVRQNLDTTFALLDMQRTESTSQAHSFKPGENEIVLTYFKLKESWVGFLETQQSISFRLLGNLPETQSLQALSKILLGPFKETLLQANKAYFQPWGKLREIDFHRLPIDSKPLIQFTQVAYSLSLRSRVSSQSNEPLKALIVSDPAGNLPLARQEALAVSTILKQDLLAQVNQVSGESADLNTVKSAMKGVHLFHYAGHGQFRKNVISDSALLLADNTQLNIGDILVLPQAPQSVILSACESAKTDKAFPLESLGLAQAFALAGSNVVIASTRPVKDELSRYITTQLYKSYQTSGDFAAALQDAQIMASQQYPDADWSTFRLITPN